The Lolium rigidum isolate FL_2022 chromosome 2, APGP_CSIRO_Lrig_0.1, whole genome shotgun sequence genomic interval ttgttgttatctttccaacaaaattggtttcatgtcaatcggagttcgggagcattttctgtttaaaaTGAAGAAAATCTGTTTAGCCCctggccggtctgtggtccggttggaccggccgtggcgccggctagcccggcgccgaccggcccctagaccggtgccatccgggggcATGTTCTGTATGTCTCCGATCCGCTCCGGTCACggtccggcgccaggtccggttttgaccggatggtccggtctgaGGCCCGGACAGACCGACCCCTGCGCCggatggcccggccccaggcacagttgaccggcctcctcgactgtTTGCTGAGCTGGACACTTCCCCAACGGTTAGATTTttccttgggctataaatagcccttcttccaccttgggctggtcaagttcttccactctctctctcctccattgttaactttgaagaacttgccatatctcttgattcccctcatgattcttgctcattcttgagagatctaagagaggagatctagatctacaatccacaCAAATCATTTTCTCCTCTACGTGagaggaaccctttggatctagattttggagtcatttgttgatttcctctttgttcttcatcTCTAATCtcgtcctagcatttgttgctttggtgagatttgagtgtgaaggatttgaacacctctagtgttcttgatttgcatcattgcatattgttgagctctccaccacgattagttcgagtgagagaccgtgagcttgttactcttggagggagacctcctagttgacttggcggttggtgctccggtgatctcttcaaggaagattgtgaagaggcctggGCTTCTCctccgtggagcttgtgaagtggttttggagcttgccatctccggagtggaggaaaaactaaccataaggaaagggacaTTATCCTTCgtaggtttggctcggagaatagggtgagccttcgtggcgttggagaatctttcgtgggacctccacccctacgaacgtgacgtaccttcttacaaaggaagggaagacgagaatacatcctcgtctccgcgtgcctcggttatttctatacccgagcttactttccttgtgatagccatcgtacttgaagtacatatatcttgctatcacttgtgctacatatatcttgtgcctatcttgcttagctctagttgttattgttgcacttaggtgagcctagcatatttagggtctgtgcttgtaaaataaacgttagtttaattctgcgttcttacaagccaaatccgttaaGAGTTTTTAAAATGCCTATtcaaccccctctaggcgacatctcgtcctttcactttCTCCAGCAGGAAGCTCCCTCCATCGTCACCGACAATGACCTAGAGCGGTTGGGAGCCGAGGCCCTCGAAGACCGCTAGCATGATGCGATGCATCTCTTCGCAGAACATGGCTTGCTCAATGGTGCCGTTGTGGTCGGTGTCGAATTACTCGAAGACGGTATCGTAGAGCGTGGTGACTTGGCGGGGCCAAAGCCCCCGTCAAGGAGGTGGAAGGATTGGAGGGCCCGGCAAAGCTTGGTGTGGGACAGGACGCCTTCGCCATTGGCATCAAGCGTGGTGAAGCATTCATCCATGCTGCACGCGAAAGCGGCCTTGTGGGCCACAAACACTAGGGAGTTTCAAATTAGGGGCACAATAATAATGTGCCCCAAAAAACCCAAAAAATGTCTACAATTGTTTTTAGATGCACCCAAAAAAATTCGAATATAATCATGTTGCTAAAATTATTGCCGCATTTTGGAAAGTGCTTCTAACCGTTTTTCGCCGCAATCTAGGAACGGTAATCCCGTAGCGGTAACATTACTCATCTAGGAATTAGCTCTAAAAATCTACTCTCCCATAGTGCGTGCGAGTGCGACAAAGCAACCGCCGATACGAATGTACTGGAGTATACAATGCTCATACACACTGTACTGGAGTATGCAATGCTTTCCTTCTTTCTGAGATACACGTGCTGGTTCCATTAATTTTCGCAATCAGGACTTGACTTTTGTTCTGTATCCGGGGCCTTGGCCCGCAACTCGCCGTAGAAATACGAGGCGAGGCCCCAAAGCGAGAGCCCGAGAGCGATGCCTTTCGTGGCGCTGAAATGTTCATGGAAGAAAACAACGGCGAGGACCTCAGTCACCGGAATGAGCACGGCGATGATGACTCCGGCGAGCAGCGCCGAGCCGTAGAAGATGGCGCCGATCGTGCCGAGGCAGAAGCACTGGTACACGGCGGCTGTACCGACCAACAGCAGGTAGTAGCTCGCCTCGCCGAGCTCAAACCGCCGGGCTTCACCTGGGATTGCCTGCGTCGTGTTGTTCAAATCAAATTCTCAGTTCTGCTGTGGGGCAAATTCAGATTCTAGTTTACAAAAGATCATCAGTAGGACTGTAGGAGTACAAAAATAGTCACCACAGAAAACAAAGTAGGAGTACTCTGGTTTTGCATCACTGATAAGACTAGCCGCAAAAAATTGTATAGGCCGGAATGTTTGAAAATGTAATCTCACCTGGAAATCTTTGTTGACAAGCATGCCGACGGCGCAGAACGCGGTGGCCGTGAGCCCGATGACGACCTGCATCTCCACGACGAGCGTGTACGTGAGGGCGGCCGCGCCGGCGCGCGCGGCATGCCACGCCTGGCTGAGCTCCATGACGGGCAGCATGAGGCCGTAGAGCGCCGCGGCGCCCAGCGCCATGCCGAACCCGGCGCCGTACTGCGGCCCGGTCACCCCCGGCGGCCGGTCCCCTCCGGCGTCGAGCCCCAGCATGGCGGCACCGACGCTGAGCAGCACGATGGCGTTCAACGCGGAGCCCGTGAAGCGGTGGCGCACGAGCAGCAGCGCGAAGCCCGCCGTGAAGGCGAGCTGCGTGGAGATGAGGATGGAGGAGGTGGACACCGGGAGGTAGGCCTGGCTGTAGGCGTAGAGGAAGTTGTCGGCGCCTGACATGAGGCCTACGACGACGGACGCGGCGAGGAGGCGGGGCGTCATCAGGAATACGGGGACGGCGtcctggcggcgctggcggcgggagaggaaggagaagcagagcggcaggaggaggagcggccaGCCGGCGGTCTGGAGCAGGCTGGAGAGCCACTTGCGGGTGCCGCCGCGGACGAAGTaggcgcggaggaggagcgggcCGCACGCCGTGCCGACGACCAAGAGCATGAAATTGACGGCGAGGAGTGGGTCGCGGCGGAGGGacttggcggcggcgaccgggAGCTCGTGCCATGCGCTGGCCTTAACCTTGCGGGCTTGCTGCTGCGCGCGGTGCTGGGTTGGGATTTCGATCTCCATGTCTGCTGCATGCACGGGACGATTGTTCGATGCGAGCAAGTGCGCTTATGCTCTATCTCAGCGATCGGGTGGCTAACACCTGTCGTCTTCAGCTTGGAGGATTATCGGAGTATGCAAATCATGCAGGCTCCCTTTTTTTAGTGGTTTTGGTCGTAATCAGAGCTTATCGCGGAGAAAAACGGTGGCATGGCTTGCAGGGTCAGGACTGCCGGCTGCGTGCATCATATCGGTGTGACTTCCACTGGTTAGAGGAGACTCTCGGCTGCTAGTAGTGACCAAGAACAGTGAGGATGAACGAGTGTTGACTTGAAGAACACCGACGATACTTTTCTTCTAGGGTTATGATGGACgccaattttcttttttttttgacgtaATGATGGACGCCAATTTTGCCAGGACCTTATGGCGCCCGGACCTAATCTCCTCCGTCTGGTGACTTGTTTTTGCAAA includes:
- the LOC124688305 gene encoding purine permease 3-like; this translates as MEIEIPTQHRAQQQARKVKASAWHELPVAAAKSLRRDPLLAVNFMLLVVGTACGPLLLRAYFVRGGTRKWLSSLLQTAGWPLLLLPLCFSFLSRRQRRQDAVPVFLMTPRLLAASVVVGLMSGADNFLYAYSQAYLPVSTSSILISTQLAFTAGFALLLVRHRFTGSALNAIVLLSVGAAMLGLDAGGDRPPGVTGPQYGAGFGMALGAAALYGLMLPVMELSQAWHAARAGAAALTYTLVVEMQVVIGLTATAFCAVGMLVNKDFQAIPGEARRFELGEASYYLLLVGTAAVYQCFCLGTIGAIFYGSALLAGVIIAVLIPVTEVLAVVFFHEHFSATKGIALGLSLWGLASYFYGELRAKAPDTEQKSSPDCEN